The Cellulophaga sp. L1A9 genome window below encodes:
- a CDS encoding CPBP family intramembrane glutamic endopeptidase: MISEIWDYFKNPINEPYPDLQNSEKWSLLKKILILNIAFSFILGIVMGVVTTAAGADLGAHGVGEMFEKYPAYIIFFLAVILAPVVEELIFRGSLTFFKNPKYFKYAYYVSVFLFGAVHLSNFEAYAEHLWLAPVLVLPQISAGIFLGFTRVKLGLVWSMLLHGLHNGILLTPMLFFKFAGETIP, from the coding sequence ATGATTTCTGAAATTTGGGACTATTTTAAAAATCCCATAAATGAACCATACCCTGATTTGCAAAATTCAGAAAAATGGTCCCTTCTAAAAAAAATATTGATTTTAAATATAGCCTTTAGTTTTATTCTCGGGATAGTAATGGGAGTTGTTACTACTGCGGCTGGAGCAGACTTAGGAGCACATGGCGTAGGTGAGATGTTTGAAAAATATCCAGCATATATCATCTTTTTTTTAGCAGTCATTCTAGCTCCCGTCGTAGAAGAGTTAATTTTTAGAGGAAGCTTAACCTTCTTTAAAAATCCAAAATATTTTAAATACGCCTATTACGTCTCTGTCTTTCTGTTTGGAGCCGTACACTTAAGTAATTTTGAAGCATATGCAGAACATCTATGGTTGGCACCAGTATTGGTACTCCCTCAAATTTCTGCAGGAATTTTTTTAGGATTTACTCGGGTTAAATTAGGCCTTGTTTGGTCTATGTTATTGCATGGGTTACATAATGGAATTTTACTCACTCCAATGTTATTCTTTAAATTTGCAGGAGAAACCATTCCTTAA
- a CDS encoding ABC transporter ATP-binding protein, producing MIKAENIQKYYGDLQVLKGVDLHITKGEIVSIVGPSGAGKTTLLQILGTLDIQSNKRESKLLIKGKDITALSERELAKFRNENIGFIFQFHQLLPEFTALENVCIPAFIKNTSKSDAEKRAKELLDFLGLSHRYHHKPNELSGGEQQRVAVARALVNSPSVIFADEPSGNLDTESADNLHKLFFKLRDEFGQTFVIVTHNEELAEMADRKLTMVDGKMLASV from the coding sequence ATGATAAAGGCAGAAAATATCCAGAAATATTATGGAGATCTTCAGGTTTTAAAAGGAGTTGATTTACACATTACTAAAGGAGAAATTGTATCTATTGTAGGTCCATCTGGTGCTGGTAAAACAACGCTTCTACAAATCCTAGGCACCTTAGATATACAGTCTAACAAACGCGAAAGTAAACTTTTAATAAAAGGTAAAGATATTACAGCTTTATCGGAAAGAGAACTTGCTAAATTTAGAAATGAAAATATAGGTTTCATTTTTCAATTTCACCAATTATTACCAGAATTTACTGCTTTAGAAAATGTATGTATTCCCGCTTTTATAAAAAACACCTCAAAGAGTGATGCTGAAAAAAGAGCAAAAGAATTGTTAGATTTCTTAGGCTTATCACACCGGTATCATCATAAACCAAATGAACTCTCTGGAGGAGAACAACAACGTGTTGCTGTGGCAAGGGCTTTAGTAAATAGCCCCAGTGTTATTTTTGCCGATGAACCTAGTGGAAATTTAGATACTGAAAGCGCTGATAACCTTCATAAATTATTTTTTAAACTAAGGGATGAATTTGGACAAACCTTTGTTATTGTTACACATAACGAGGAGTTGGCAGAGATGGCAGATAGAAAACTCACCATGGTAGATGGTAAAATGTTGGCTTCAGTATGA
- the folE gene encoding GTP cyclohydrolase I FolE, with protein MAPYKKFEEYNIEITDDVRSNYKTIIEGVGEDITREGLVKTPERAAKAMLYLTQGYQQDPVAILKGAMFKESYDDMVIIKDIELYSLCEHHMLPFFGKAHIAYIPNGHIVGLSKIPRVVDVFSRRLQVQERLTHDILECLNDTLKPKGVAVVIEASHMCMMMRGVQKQNSVTTTSGFRGQFEKQETRNEFLKLISSKLS; from the coding sequence ATGGCACCATATAAAAAGTTTGAAGAATATAATATTGAAATCACTGATGATGTTCGTAGCAATTACAAAACAATAATTGAAGGAGTAGGTGAAGATATTACCAGAGAAGGTTTGGTGAAAACGCCTGAACGAGCAGCAAAAGCAATGCTTTATTTAACACAAGGATATCAACAAGACCCTGTTGCTATTTTAAAAGGAGCAATGTTCAAAGAATCTTATGACGACATGGTTATCATTAAAGACATAGAGTTATATTCACTTTGCGAGCATCATATGTTGCCATTTTTTGGGAAAGCACATATTGCTTACATTCCAAACGGTCACATTGTTGGGTTAAGTAAAATTCCTCGGGTGGTAGATGTTTTTTCTAGACGTTTACAAGTTCAAGAACGTTTAACTCATGATATTTTGGAGTGTTTAAATGATACTTTAAAACCAAAAGGTGTAGCAGTAGTTATAGAAGCTTCACATATGTGTATGATGATGCGTGGTGTTCAAAAACAAAATTCTGTTACGACCACCTCAGGATTTAGAGGGCAGTTTGAAAAGCAAGAAACAAGAAATGAATTTTTAAAATTGATCAGTTCTAAGCTTTCTTAA
- a CDS encoding tRNA-dihydrouridine synthase, producing the protein MSFTLLSSPLQGFTDFRFRNAFHHFFGGIDTFYAPYIRLDGKLVIKSSYQRDLQLENNTDLSLIPQVMTNDADEFLFVVKYIQELGYTELNWNLGCPYPMVTKRGMGSGLVKDADKIDHILDRVHSETNVTVSMKMRMGYEDSTEILDTFPVLEKYPIKNIAIHARIGKQLYKGGVDLEAFQRCVESTRHKLYYNGDITTVETFKEMQERFPSIDHWMIGRGLIADPFLPSMIKANTFEYPENRWAIFSEFHDTIYKDYDAFLSGPTPIKMKMQGFWEFFAQSFSNPQKTFKAIKKANNPRAYQSAVAEILKKEMSLT; encoded by the coding sequence ATGAGTTTTACCTTACTATCATCTCCATTACAGGGCTTTACAGATTTTCGTTTCAGAAATGCCTTCCATCATTTTTTTGGTGGAATTGATACCTTTTATGCGCCTTACATTCGCTTAGATGGTAAACTCGTTATCAAATCATCCTATCAACGCGATTTACAATTAGAAAACAATACCGACTTAAGTCTTATTCCGCAAGTGATGACTAATGATGCTGATGAATTTTTGTTTGTAGTCAAATACATTCAAGAATTGGGGTATACGGAACTGAATTGGAATTTAGGATGTCCTTATCCTATGGTTACGAAAAGGGGAATGGGTTCTGGATTGGTAAAAGATGCAGATAAAATTGATCATATTTTAGATCGTGTACACTCAGAAACAAATGTTACCGTTTCCATGAAAATGCGTATGGGCTATGAGGATAGTACAGAAATATTAGATACATTTCCTGTCTTAGAAAAATATCCAATTAAAAATATCGCCATACATGCGAGAATAGGTAAACAATTGTATAAAGGCGGAGTAGATTTAGAAGCATTTCAACGTTGTGTGGAAAGTACACGTCATAAATTATACTACAACGGAGATATTACTACTGTTGAAACCTTTAAAGAAATGCAAGAACGTTTCCCGAGTATAGATCATTGGATGATTGGTCGAGGTCTTATTGCAGATCCATTTTTACCAAGCATGATAAAAGCAAATACTTTTGAATATCCGGAGAATAGATGGGCTATTTTTAGTGAATTTCATGATACTATTTATAAAGATTATGATGCTTTTTTATCTGGACCGACCCCTATAAAAATGAAAATGCAAGGCTTTTGGGAGTTCTTTGCACAATCTTTCTCAAATCCGCAGAAAACATTTAAAGCTATAAAAAAGGCTAATAATCCAAGGGCTTACCAAAGTGCCGTGGCGGAAATTCTAAAAAAAGAAATGAGCTTGACATAA
- a CDS encoding radical SAM protein, protein MKDILLITPPFTQLNTPYPATAYLKGFLNTKNISSFQIDLGIEVILELFSKNQFEKIFQYAFENNTITSENGHRIYALKKVYLNTINPIIAFLQDKNPTFARQICTNGFLPEASRFEQLDDLDWAFGEMGLQDKAKHLATLYLEDLSDFIVECIDANFGFSRYAERLGRSANSFDELYGKLQEELTYIDQLTLAIIEDHIKTVQPKLVCFSIPFPGNLYSGFRCAQYIKKHFPEVKIGMGGGFANTELRSLSDKRVFEFFDYITLDDGELPIELVVKAVTNETASDKEYKRTFLLQNEEVTYLNTTKLADYKQSEVGTPDYTDLLLDHYISVIEIANPMHSLWSDGRWNKLTMAHGCYWGKCTFCDISLDYIKIYEPVAAKLLVDRMETLITQTGENGFHFVDEAAPPSLMKALAIEILKRNLIVTWWTNIRFEKNFTTDLCKLLKASGCIAVSGGLEVASDRLLQLIDKGVTVAQVAQVTRNFTEANIMVHSYLMYGYPTQTVQETVDSLEMVRQLFEIGVLQSGFWHQFALTAHSPVGINPSEYGIIPDIKEITFANNDIDFKDTTGIDHTQFSFGLKKSLFNYMHGIGFETPLQEWFDFKIPKSQIAKNFIENCLETQVDLSTKASAKILWLGSLPQLEVTTKTKRGQSWELLKMTFHNQKKATTISLEKETGEWLYQHLEKLQVQEDKLISFGTLKNDFEIHFENFELFWFSKPLQTLKETGLLTL, encoded by the coding sequence TTGAAAGACATTTTACTTATAACACCTCCGTTTACACAATTAAATACGCCTTATCCAGCAACGGCCTATTTAAAAGGATTTCTGAATACAAAAAACATTTCTTCTTTTCAGATCGATTTAGGGATTGAAGTAATTCTAGAATTATTCTCAAAAAATCAGTTTGAGAAAATTTTTCAATATGCGTTTGAAAATAATACGATTACCTCAGAGAACGGTCATCGTATTTATGCCTTAAAAAAGGTTTATTTAAATACGATAAATCCTATCATAGCTTTTCTACAAGATAAAAATCCAACCTTTGCTAGGCAAATATGTACTAATGGTTTCTTACCAGAAGCGTCGCGTTTTGAGCAATTAGACGATTTAGATTGGGCATTTGGTGAAATGGGATTGCAGGATAAGGCAAAGCATTTAGCGACCTTGTATTTAGAAGATTTATCCGATTTTATTGTAGAATGTATCGATGCTAATTTTGGTTTTAGTCGCTATGCAGAACGTTTAGGGCGTAGTGCTAATTCTTTTGATGAGTTGTATGGAAAGTTGCAGGAAGAACTTACGTATATAGATCAGCTCACACTAGCTATTATTGAGGATCATATAAAAACGGTACAGCCTAAGCTTGTTTGTTTTTCTATTCCATTTCCTGGTAACTTATATAGTGGGTTTAGATGTGCGCAATACATTAAAAAGCATTTCCCAGAAGTGAAAATTGGAATGGGAGGTGGTTTTGCAAATACAGAATTACGTTCACTTTCTGATAAACGCGTCTTTGAATTTTTTGATTATATCACGCTTGACGATGGCGAACTCCCAATTGAATTGGTAGTGAAAGCAGTGACAAATGAAACTGCATCAGACAAGGAATACAAAAGAACTTTTTTGTTACAAAATGAAGAAGTTACCTATTTGAATACTACAAAGCTAGCCGATTATAAGCAAAGCGAAGTAGGGACTCCTGATTATACAGATTTACTTTTAGACCACTATATATCTGTTATTGAGATAGCCAACCCCATGCATAGTTTATGGAGTGATGGCAGATGGAATAAGTTAACAATGGCACACGGTTGCTATTGGGGGAAATGTACGTTTTGCGATATATCGCTTGATTATATAAAAATATACGAGCCCGTTGCTGCTAAACTTTTAGTAGACCGGATGGAAACCCTTATTACCCAAACAGGAGAAAACGGTTTTCATTTTGTAGATGAAGCAGCGCCACCATCTTTGATGAAGGCCTTGGCAATAGAAATACTTAAACGGAATTTGATTGTTACTTGGTGGACGAACATTCGTTTTGAAAAGAATTTTACGACAGATTTGTGTAAGCTATTAAAAGCCTCTGGTTGCATTGCAGTTTCAGGAGGCTTAGAAGTGGCATCAGATCGTTTGTTACAATTGATAGATAAAGGCGTAACGGTAGCTCAGGTAGCACAAGTAACTCGCAATTTTACCGAGGCTAATATTATGGTGCATTCGTACCTGATGTACGGATACCCAACCCAAACAGTACAAGAAACAGTAGATAGTCTAGAAATGGTACGTCAACTGTTTGAAATTGGCGTTTTACAATCTGGTTTTTGGCATCAATTTGCCTTAACGGCTCATAGCCCAGTAGGGATAAACCCTTCAGAATATGGTATTATTCCAGACATCAAAGAAATCACTTTTGCGAATAATGATATTGATTTTAAGGATACTACAGGTATCGATCATACCCAGTTTAGTTTCGGATTAAAAAAATCGCTCTTTAATTACATGCATGGTATTGGTTTTGAAACGCCTTTACAAGAATGGTTTGATTTTAAAATTCCGAAGTCACAAATCGCTAAAAATTTCATTGAAAATTGTTTGGAGACTCAAGTCGATTTAAGTACGAAGGCTAGTGCAAAAATTCTTTGGTTGGGGAGTTTACCGCAATTGGAAGTAACTACTAAAACAAAAAGAGGGCAATCATGGGAGCTCTTAAAGATGACGTTTCACAATCAAAAAAAAGCGACTACAATTTCTTTAGAAAAAGAAACAGGAGAGTGGTTGTATCAACACTTAGAAAAATTACAAGTACAAGAAGATAAACTTATTTCTTTTGGGACTTTAAAAAATGATTTTGAAATACACTTTGAGAATTTCGAACTATTTTGGTTTTCAAAACCCTTACAAACATTAAAAGAAACTGGATTACTAACGCTTTAA
- a CDS encoding DMT family transporter — MNFKQALGYMVISTLSFTFMNATVKYLVHLPAYELVFFRSLGTLVLTFSFLTYHKIPVLGNKRKLLIYRGLAGVTSMTLYFMSLKYLTMGTAVSLRYIAPIFAAFFAIFLLKEKVKFIQWIFFGIAFGGVMILKGFDGSLDPFGLVLIICAAFFSGLVYVTITKIGKQDHPVVVVNYFMMIATITGGILTIFNWVTPKGIEWLLLLGLGIFGYFGQLYMTKAFQSGTTTQVAPLKYIEVLFTVSVGLLWFNEVYTLWSLLGIIMIIGGLILNALYKSRAS; from the coding sequence ATGAATTTTAAACAAGCCTTAGGGTATATGGTCATCAGTACGTTGTCATTCACTTTTATGAATGCCACTGTAAAATATTTGGTTCATTTGCCCGCCTATGAATTAGTTTTTTTTAGATCACTTGGCACTTTAGTTTTAACCTTTTCATTTTTAACGTACCACAAAATTCCTGTTTTAGGAAATAAAAGAAAACTGCTTATTTATAGAGGTTTAGCAGGTGTAACTTCTATGACCTTATACTTTATGTCATTAAAATACTTGACGATGGGTACGGCGGTTTCCTTACGGTATATTGCCCCAATATTTGCAGCTTTCTTTGCTATATTCTTATTGAAAGAAAAAGTGAAATTTATACAATGGATATTTTTCGGGATTGCATTTGGCGGTGTGATGATCTTAAAGGGCTTCGATGGTAGTTTAGATCCTTTTGGTTTGGTTTTGATTATTTGTGCCGCTTTTTTTAGTGGTTTGGTGTATGTAACCATCACTAAAATAGGAAAACAGGATCATCCTGTAGTCGTGGTTAATTATTTTATGATGATAGCAACCATAACAGGAGGGATACTTACTATCTTTAATTGGGTGACTCCTAAAGGTATAGAATGGTTACTTTTATTAGGCCTGGGGATATTTGGTTATTTTGGACAATTGTATATGACCAAAGCATTTCAATCTGGCACCACAACCCAAGTAGCACCCCTAAAATATATTGAGGTGCTTTTTACGGTTTCCGTGGGTTTACTTTGGTTTAATGAAGTATATACACTTTGGAGTTTGCTTGGGATCATTATGATTATAGGCGGACTTATTCTAAATGCGCTTTATAAATCTAGAGCTTCTTAA
- a CDS encoding OmpP1/FadL family transporter has protein sequence MMKKIKLPYLTSIILLIASINAGYSQSEALTSSPYSLYGLGVINQTSIGKSNALGYTGIGIKTDSEINNLNPANYALIPQNSFFYDVGITGEVNNYSNKSYSENKKNVNFSNIAFAFRIAEGFGAGISMVPYSDVGYSLVGIQSNIEGSTETFESAVTGLGALSDLKVNLGYSLLDNLRFGLSASFLFGNIEETESFVISNSALSLTETTNYSGARLGYGMQFDLNDKFTIGSTMQFPTSLKGSVDRSITKVIASSTSVTVESDEPDSVDDFDLPLEVGFGFSAKLYKSFMLSADYKKNYWDATNQTDLSGSYIDQDIFGIGLEYIKNKESFKYGDRINYRLGYNYDTGYLEVNNEKINGFNITTGIGLPVSRNSNSMINLSYSYGSKGIIENVLIKENYHLFTLNMSLEDLWFRKRKIN, from the coding sequence ATGATGAAGAAAATTAAATTACCTTATTTAACCAGTATTATACTATTAATTGCATCAATTAATGCAGGCTATTCACAATCAGAAGCTTTAACAAGTTCGCCCTATTCTTTATATGGTTTAGGAGTAATTAATCAAACAAGTATCGGGAAATCTAATGCCTTAGGATATACTGGAATTGGAATAAAAACGGACTCTGAAATTAATAACTTGAACCCCGCTAACTATGCGTTAATACCTCAAAACTCTTTTTTCTATGATGTAGGAATTACAGGGGAAGTAAATAACTATAGCAACAAAAGCTATAGCGAAAATAAGAAAAATGTTAACTTCTCAAATATCGCTTTCGCTTTTAGGATTGCAGAAGGCTTTGGTGCTGGAATTTCCATGGTGCCTTATAGTGATGTGGGATATTCGCTTGTAGGTATTCAATCTAATATAGAAGGAAGTACAGAAACATTTGAAAGTGCTGTTACAGGTTTAGGAGCTTTAAGCGATTTAAAAGTGAATTTAGGATATTCGCTACTGGACAATTTAAGATTTGGTTTAAGTGCTTCCTTCCTATTTGGAAATATTGAAGAAACGGAATCTTTTGTTATTAGCAATAGTGCTTTAAGTTTAACAGAAACTACTAATTATAGTGGTGCCCGTTTAGGATATGGAATGCAGTTTGATTTAAATGATAAGTTTACAATCGGAAGTACCATGCAATTCCCTACCAGTTTAAAAGGAAGTGTAGATCGTTCTATAACTAAAGTTATAGCTAGTTCTACAAGTGTAACAGTTGAATCTGACGAACCAGATTCTGTAGATGATTTTGATTTACCTTTAGAAGTAGGTTTTGGTTTCAGTGCTAAACTATATAAGTCTTTTATGCTTAGTGCAGATTATAAAAAGAATTATTGGGACGCTACCAACCAAACAGATTTATCAGGGAGTTATATAGATCAAGATATTTTTGGAATAGGCTTAGAATATATTAAAAACAAAGAGAGTTTTAAATATGGTGACCGCATTAATTATAGATTAGGTTATAATTATGACACGGGTTATTTAGAAGTAAATAACGAAAAAATAAATGGCTTTAATATTACTACTGGAATAGGTTTACCTGTGAGTAGAAATTCTAACTCCATGATAAATCTATCCTATAGCTATGGATCAAAAGGAATTATTGAGAACGTTTTAATCAAAGAAAATTATCACCTATTTACTTTAAATATGAGTTTAGAAGATTTGTGGTTTAGAAAACGTAAAATAAATTAA
- a CDS encoding DUF4270 family protein, with protein sequence MINKLWLFSTIILLGLLGSCSDDINDSDFLAGDLFTDSNIRVVLIDTLTVNVSTIKFDSIITSSAERILIGQYTDPVFGTVSSGNYSGFLPNSYYIDTEAEYDSIVLFSKYDAYYYNDTINTNTIKIKRLIENFDPDENNVFYNTSTVAYDDVDLGTISYIPRPQSSDSLEIKLADDLGLEFFNGFQNKIVTNDAEFTNEFKGLALLPGTDDDGSVIGFSKTSDDFYIRLYYSTAGEIERTQSYTDIILNTTDSPNPFFNAVSATDPIDYLQTLTNGEVNLSSDDSDDESFIQSGTGIATKIQLPYLKTVNNVGGQGTLLKAVLKIKPVAGSYTDYLMLREYLSVYLVDKNNDITSQLYNTDASSVSAILNTDNEEYNDVYFEIDLTTYIEGILSTDLNSEESLLLIPDDYTATVDRFILNGTLNSSTKTKLELTYAVYDEEN encoded by the coding sequence ATGATAAACAAATTGTGGCTCTTTAGCACAATAATACTGCTAGGTTTACTAGGTAGTTGTAGTGATGATATTAATGATTCTGATTTTCTTGCTGGAGATTTGTTTACAGATAGTAATATTAGAGTGGTGCTTATTGATACCTTGACCGTCAATGTATCCACGATAAAATTTGATAGTATTATTACCTCTTCTGCTGAGAGAATTTTAATTGGCCAATATACAGATCCTGTCTTTGGTACCGTTAGCAGTGGTAATTATTCAGGATTTTTACCAAACTCCTATTATATTGATACCGAAGCAGAATATGATAGTATTGTTTTATTCTCCAAGTACGACGCTTATTATTATAACGATACAATCAATACAAACACGATTAAAATAAAGCGTCTAATTGAAAATTTTGATCCTGACGAGAATAATGTCTTTTACAATACGAGTACCGTTGCTTATGATGATGTCGATTTAGGAACTATAAGTTATATTCCTAGACCACAATCATCAGATTCCTTAGAAATAAAATTAGCTGATGACTTAGGGCTCGAGTTTTTTAATGGTTTTCAAAACAAAATTGTAACGAACGATGCCGAATTCACTAACGAGTTTAAAGGCTTAGCATTACTTCCTGGAACAGATGATGATGGTTCTGTAATAGGATTTTCTAAAACCTCCGATGATTTTTACATACGCTTATATTACTCTACTGCTGGAGAAATAGAACGAACTCAGAGTTATACAGATATTATATTGAATACCACGGATAGTCCTAATCCATTTTTTAATGCTGTAAGTGCTACTGATCCTATAGATTATTTACAAACACTTACCAACGGAGAAGTTAATTTATCAAGTGATGATAGTGATGATGAAAGTTTTATTCAGTCAGGAACTGGTATTGCTACAAAAATTCAACTCCCATATCTTAAAACAGTTAATAATGTAGGTGGGCAAGGAACCTTACTAAAAGCAGTTTTAAAAATAAAACCAGTGGCAGGATCATACACAGACTATTTAATGCTCAGAGAGTACTTATCGGTTTATTTGGTTGATAAAAATAATGACATTACGAGTCAATTATACAATACAGATGCTTCGTCAGTTAGCGCTATATTAAATACTGACAATGAAGAATATAATGATGTTTATTTTGAAATAGACTTAACCACCTATATTGAAGGTATTTTATCTACAGATCTTAATTCTGAAGAATCACTACTCCTAATTCCTGATGATTATACTGCTACTGTAGACCGATTTATTTTAAATGGAACACTCAATTCTAGTACCAAAACAAAACTTGAACTTACATATGCAGTTTATGATGAAGAAAATTAA
- a CDS encoding kelch repeat-containing protein, which produces MKKMVLRHKIAYLCSISLLLVATSCSSDDDDDDTGNWIERSVFDGSPRSGATSFTIGNIGYMGVGYDGDDYLNSFWAYDIEGNYWSQKADFTGSARNAAAGFTVSDKGYIGSGYDGLDELADFYSYDPGTNTWTQIADFPSTPRRSAIGFGLNGVGYFGTGFDGDNDRKDFWKYNPTTDAWSELVGFGGDKRRAATTFILEDKAYLATGISNGVYLTDFWVFDPTTEVWTEKLELDEEDDYAIARSNAAGFALNGYGYIACGDRSGASTSIWEYDPLTDTWEVKTSYEGTTRQDPVAFSNGSRGFVGLGRSGTLYLDDLQEFFPFAEYDDED; this is translated from the coding sequence ATGAAGAAAATGGTATTAAGACATAAAATAGCCTACTTATGTAGTATAAGCCTATTATTAGTAGCAACAAGTTGCTCCAGTGATGACGATGATGATGATACAGGAAACTGGATAGAACGATCTGTTTTTGACGGGAGCCCTAGAAGTGGAGCAACTAGTTTTACGATTGGTAATATTGGTTATATGGGAGTTGGTTATGATGGTGATGACTATTTAAACTCATTTTGGGCTTATGATATAGAAGGGAATTACTGGTCACAGAAAGCAGATTTTACGGGTTCGGCACGTAATGCAGCTGCAGGTTTCACCGTTAGTGATAAGGGCTACATTGGTTCTGGTTATGATGGTTTGGATGAATTAGCAGATTTCTATTCTTATGATCCAGGAACGAATACTTGGACACAAATAGCAGATTTTCCTTCTACACCTAGAAGAAGCGCAATAGGTTTTGGATTAAATGGAGTAGGTTATTTCGGTACTGGTTTCGACGGAGACAATGATCGTAAGGATTTTTGGAAGTACAACCCTACTACTGATGCTTGGTCAGAATTAGTTGGTTTCGGAGGAGATAAAAGACGTGCAGCTACAACGTTTATTCTAGAAGATAAAGCCTATTTAGCAACGGGTATTTCTAATGGTGTTTATTTAACAGATTTCTGGGTTTTTGATCCTACTACTGAAGTTTGGACAGAAAAGTTAGAATTAGACGAAGAAGATGATTATGCTATAGCCCGTAGTAATGCTGCAGGTTTCGCATTAAATGGATATGGGTATATTGCTTGTGGAGATCGTAGTGGTGCTAGTACTTCTATTTGGGAATATGATCCTTTGACAGATACTTGGGAAGTGAAGACAAGTTATGAAGGGACTACACGACAAGATCCTGTGGCATTTTCAAATGGTTCAAGAGGCTTCGTTGGTTTAGGAAGATCAGGAACTTTATACTTAGATGATTTACAAGAGTTCTTTCCGTTTGCAGAATATGACGACGAAGATTAA
- a CDS encoding DUF4907 domain-containing protein yields MKKSNLDKAITLTAFTISLIALVMVFMNYMKDQPILDSEVFTVEGGYGYQIQVKDKIIIKQDYIPAVQGTVPFSSKNDAQLVSSLVINKLLNNESPVVTLYELENLNIEVLHRQ; encoded by the coding sequence ATGAAAAAAAGTAACCTAGATAAAGCCATAACTTTAACAGCGTTTACAATATCACTAATAGCTCTTGTCATGGTTTTTATGAATTATATGAAAGACCAACCTATACTAGATTCAGAGGTTTTTACGGTAGAAGGTGGTTATGGGTATCAAATACAAGTAAAAGATAAAATCATTATCAAGCAAGATTATATTCCTGCAGTGCAAGGCACAGTTCCTTTTAGCTCTAAAAATGATGCACAGTTGGTGTCAAGTTTAGTAATTAATAAACTATTAAATAATGAGAGCCCTGTGGTTACCTTATATGAGTTAGAAAATTTAAATATAGAAGTGTTGCATAGGCAGTAA